ATTTGACTTTACACTTACAATGTAAGGAGGTTCCGCCTTTTTATAATTAAGGCCTTCTTTAGCTAAAGCAGTTTGTCCTGCTGCATGAGAGTGAAACCATGCATTTATAAATTTTCCGTCATAGACAGCAACTACACCTCTTGTATCTTTTACTGCTTCTTTTATTTTAGAATTTATATTTGAAGGGTTCCAAGCTTGAGCCTCTTCAAAATCTGTTGATATATCAGCTCCTGGATATTTAGACTTTTTAGTGCTTACAAAATTTAAAACATATGTCCTTGCTAAAATCGCTTGTGCTTTTAAAGCCTCAATTGGCCAGTCATTCTTTATTTCTCCTGCCACCGTTCCTTCAACATACTTTTCTAGAGGCATTTTTTCTATTTTGCCCGTTTGCACAACATAAACTTTAAGAATAGGCTCTTTCTTCTCTCCTGCATTTATTTTGGCAGGTATTTTAGGTAGTTCCATTCGTGGCTTTTTTATTGGTTCAGGTTTTTTGGCGGGCGGCTTGCAGGAAGTCATGGCAAATAACAAAGCTACTAACACCGCAATTAATTTCAGTATGTTCCTATACAATTAAAATCCCTCCTATACTTTTATTTATAGACTTGTGCAAAATTCAGAAGCCTTAATTTAAGCCATTCTACAGACATACTTTTTTCCTATCACTCTTGAATTTTTTATCTTTTATGTAGGATTTCCCCTCCCATTTGTCGAATTATTATATATACACTATAAAAAATTTTTTAAGAAGGAGGAAATTCTACATGTACCAGCTTCAATTGCTTTTAAATATACCTGAACTCTTTACCTCTCAGTCTAAAATTGATTTCTATTCTTCTATGTTTGAAAATCTTGACCTGTCTTCAATACCTGAATTCCCTTCCTCTAGTCCTGGCCGTAAGGGTTATTCTCACCATGCACTTTTTAGAGCTTTTATTGTCATGAAAGCTGAAAGATTCGGCACAATTTCTGACCTTTTAGATTATCTCCGCAATAATCTTATCATTGCTCATCTTTGTGGCTTCGACATTTCTAAACCTCTTCCTTCTTATTGGACTTTTCGCCGTTTTATTAATGACTTCTCTCATGATTATTTGACCTCTATTTTTCAAAATCAGGTCAATATCCTCAAAAATATGGGTATTATCTCCGGTGAGTTTATTTCCATGGATTCTACCCCTATTAAAGCTAACACTAAGTTAAATAACCCTAAGTCTTTTTCTAAAAATAAATTCTCTAAAGATAATCAGCCTAAGTCAGATAAGGATTGTAAATTAGGCGTTTATTCTGCTTCTAACGATTCTTCTAATAAACGCTATAAGTTTTATTGGGGCTATAAAAATCACATTATTGTTGATGCTATCTCTGGTTTACCCATCGCTGAAACTACTACCCCCGCTGATGCCCCTGATTTTGAAGCCGCTTTATCTTTGCTTGAGAAGACTAATAAGTGGTTTAACCTTAAGTATGTTAATTTTATTGCCGATAAGGGGTATGATGTTAAGAGAGTTTATAATTTTGTTAGAGATACTCTCCATGGTCATTGTTTTATTCCTCTTAACAAGCGTAATTCTAAAAATCCCCCACTGACTGATGATGGTTATATGGTTTGTGAAGCAGGTATTAAAATGCTCAAAGATGGCAAGCAATATTTTGATGGTTTTATTAAGCAAAAATTTGTTTGCAAGTTCTGTAATTCTAAAGATGACTCTGCCTGCCCTATTCAGCATCCTAAATATTTTAATGGCAAAAAGCATAGAGGCTGTACTAAGTATGCTATTATATCTTCTGATTATAGGTCCTCTATTAATAGAGACTCCCTATATTTTAAGGCTGTCTATAAATTGAGGATTGAATCAGAAAGATATAATTCCCGCTTTAAAGCTCTAGATTTTGAAAAAGCTTATGTTAGAAATATTAATTCTGTCAGCAACCTTAATACTTTTGGCCATATTACTTTGCTTACTGTCGCTATTGTAGCTATTAAACTGGGTAAATTTGATGAGTTTAGATCTCTTGTTGCTTTGATGCAATCGGCCTAATTTTTATTGAATCTATTTCATGCCATTTTTTAACATTTGACTTCTACAGGATATTTATGCCCTTTTTTAGCTCCTCTTTTTGTCTTTTCTTTTCCCTTACCACTTCCTTTATGTTTGATTGTCAGTGTTGATTACTATATATTGTATGTAATACATATTTTGGTTTTTGATTATGATTATTTTAATTAATTTTGCACATCCCTATTTATTTATAGTATTTGAGGGATTTTCACAAATCATTCATTCTTCTATCAATTTATACATTTTGTAAGCCTCGTCTTTTAAAGCATGTTCCTTTACACCTATAACCTCTATTTTGACAATTTTATTTCCAAAGCTTATCTCTATTATATCATGTTCTTTTACTTCGTCACTAGCTTTTGCCTGCTTGCCATTTATAAAAACTAATCCTTTGTCACAGGCCTCTTTTGCAATCGTACGCCTTTTGATAAGCCTTGAAACTTTCAAAAACTTATCAACTCTCATGTGCTTTTTACACCCCCATGCAAAAATCGAGTAGGAGCTGAATAATTATTTTATTCAGCGTCCTCTCACACCACCGTACGTACCGTTCGGTATACGGCGGTTCATTAGGAATTGTGTACAATTAGATATCTTTGGGATAAACTCTTATAACCTATGCTTTCAAAGTATTTATTTGTAAGAGTCTTATTTAGGATTGGGCTATTGGATATTCTTAAGTCACCTTTCCTTGTATTGGCGTATTCCCAGGCTTTTTGTTCTTCTACTCCTAGTTTTACTAAGTTATCATGCTTCGTTTTTATCTTCTTCCATTGTTTCCATATACATGCCCTTAGTCTTCGCCTTATCCATTCGTCAAGGGTTTTCATTATGCTTTTCGCGTCTGCTAATCCAAAATAGTTGACCCATCCTGTTGTTATTTGATTTAGTCTTTTTATTCTGTTTTCCATGCTTATTCCCTTGTTCCGATTGGTTATTTCTCTTACTTTTTCCTTAAACCTTTTGATGGATTTTTCATGGATTCTTATTCTTACTTCGTTTTCTTTTGTATAGAATGAAAATCCAAGAAATTTTCTTCTCCATGGTCTATCTACAGCACTTTTTGCTTCGTTGACTTTTAGTTTTAATTTGCTTTCTATGAACTTCTTTATGCTCTTCATTACTCTGTTTCCTGCAGACCTGCTTTTTACATATATGTTGCAGTCATCTGCATATCGGCAGAATTTATGCCCTCGTTTCTCAAGTTCTTTGTCTAGTTCGTCCAACATTATGTTTGCTAATAGGGGACTTAATGGCCCTCCTTGGGGTGTCCCTTCTTCTGTTGATACTTTGATTCCGTTTATCATTACTCCTGATTCTAGGTATCTTCGTATTAACTTTAGTACCCTTTTATCTCCTATCCGCTTTTCTAGTTTGGACATTATTATGTCGTGGTTTACTCTGTCAAAGAACTTTTCTAAGTCCATATCTACAACCCACGTGTATCCTTCATTTATGTATGCTTCTGCGGCTTTTATTGCGTCTTTTGCACTGCGTCCTGGTCTGAATCCATAACTGCTATCTGAAAATGTATGGTTGTAGACTTTATTTAGTATTTGGGCTATTGCTTGTTGTATTAGTCTGTCTAGTACTGTAGGTATTCCTAGTAGTCTTACTCCTCCATCTGGTTTGGGAATTTCTACTCTTCGCACTGGTTGTGGTTTGTATTTCCCCTCCAGCAGTTGTTGTTTTATGGTTGCCCAGTTTTCTTTGAGATACGGTAGAAGTTCATCTACTTCCATCCCATCGACTCCATGGCTTCCTTTATTTGCAACAACGCGCTTGTATGCTGCTTCCATGTTCCTTCGTTCTACTATCATTTCAAGCATCTTGCTGGTATATCTTTGTACTTCGTTTCTTCCATCTTCCGACGCCGATGATATACTATGCACTTCCGTTGTCTTTTGAAATTCCATTTCTCTATTCAACGGATAGCCTCTTTGTTGAGTTGTCTGCAGTCTCTGCATATCTTTCGAGTCCATAAGATTTCCAAAACCTCCTAACGTTCGGTCCTTCCTTATCTATTCATGTCTAGATAAGTACTATGACCTCTGCTGACTTCTCAAGGTTCAGCCATACATCACTGCATGGGTTGTCACTTCAGATTTTACTTCCATGACTTATCCTTGAGACCTCCCCGGGTAAGAACGATAACTTTCATCTCATATATCTGCCAGATTTACTGTATGGGATTCGGGTAGTGTTGGACTTCGTTTTGTTACGCAAACTCATCCACCCCAATTCAGCCTCTTATCTGGTTCTTGTTCATCAGACCGAGATTTTGCCTTAAGCTTCCTTCAGATTCCACCTCACGATGGACACCCTTGCTCTTGGCTAGTGGTTCCCACTACCAAGCCCACAGCGGACTTTCACCGCCTAGCTATCGCCCATGCCGGGCGCACGTAAGAAAATCAGGTCATAAAGACCTGATTTTCTTAAGAATTTACTAAATCCTTCAACGCTTTTCCTGCTTTGAAGATAGGAGCTTTTGAAGCAGGAATTGTTATTTCTTCTCTTGTCTGAGGATTTCTTCCTTTTCTTTCTGCTCTTTCTCTTACTTCAAATGTACCAAATCCTACTAATTGAACTTTGTCACCGTTTTTCAATGCTTCTTCT
The sequence above is a segment of the Thermoanaerobacter ethanolicus JW 200 genome. Coding sequences within it:
- the ltrA gene encoding group II intron reverse transcriptase/maturase, whose protein sequence is MDSKDMQRLQTTQQRGYPLNREMEFQKTTEVHSISSASEDGRNEVQRYTSKMLEMIVERRNMEAAYKRVVANKGSHGVDGMEVDELLPYLKENWATIKQQLLEGKYKPQPVRRVEIPKPDGGVRLLGIPTVLDRLIQQAIAQILNKVYNHTFSDSSYGFRPGRSAKDAIKAAEAYINEGYTWVVDMDLEKFFDRVNHDIIMSKLEKRIGDKRVLKLIRRYLESGVMINGIKVSTEEGTPQGGPLSPLLANIMLDELDKELEKRGHKFCRYADDCNIYVKSRSAGNRVMKSIKKFIESKLKLKVNEAKSAVDRPWRRKFLGFSFYTKENEVRIRIHEKSIKRFKEKVREITNRNKGISMENRIKRLNQITTGWVNYFGLADAKSIMKTLDEWIRRRLRACIWKQWKKIKTKHDNLVKLGVEEQKAWEYANTRKGDLRISNSPILNKTLTNKYFESIGYKSLSQRYLIVHNS
- a CDS encoding SpoIID/LytB domain-containing protein, which encodes MYRNILKLIAVLVALLFAMTSCKPPAKKPEPIKKPRMELPKIPAKINAGEKKEPILKVYVVQTGKIEKMPLEKYVEGTVAGEIKNDWPIEALKAQAILARTYVLNFVSTKKSKYPGADISTDFEEAQAWNPSNINSKIKEAVKDTRGVVAVYDGKFINAWFHSHAAGQTALAKEGLNYKKAEPPYIVSVKSNDSPDAPANVKHWTATFTKSEVINALKKMGLGINDFKTVKIGTKGASGRTINLLFDKIPVNAPDFRMAIGSEKLKSTMIDEVSYDGSKLVIKGRGFGHGVGMSQWGAYQMAKEGKKAKDILNYYFKSINIVKIWD
- a CDS encoding RNA-binding S4 domain-containing protein; translation: MRVDKFLKVSRLIKRRTIAKEACDKGLVFINGKQAKASDEVKEHDIIEISFGNKIVKIEVIGVKEHALKDEAYKMYKLIEE
- a CDS encoding transposase — its product is MYQLQLLLNIPELFTSQSKIDFYSSMFENLDLSSIPEFPSSSPGRKGYSHHALFRAFIVMKAERFGTISDLLDYLRNNLIIAHLCGFDISKPLPSYWTFRRFINDFSHDYLTSIFQNQVNILKNMGIISGEFISMDSTPIKANTKLNNPKSFSKNKFSKDNQPKSDKDCKLGVYSASNDSSNKRYKFYWGYKNHIIVDAISGLPIAETTTPADAPDFEAALSLLEKTNKWFNLKYVNFIADKGYDVKRVYNFVRDTLHGHCFIPLNKRNSKNPPLTDDGYMVCEAGIKMLKDGKQYFDGFIKQKFVCKFCNSKDDSACPIQHPKYFNGKKHRGCTKYAIISSDYRSSINRDSLYFKAVYKLRIESERYNSRFKALDFEKAYVRNINSVSNLNTFGHITLLTVAIVAIKLGKFDEFRSLVALMQSA
- a CDS encoding HU family DNA-binding protein, with the protein product MNKADLVAKIAEKSELTKKDAEKALNAFIEAVEEALKNGDKVQLVGFGTFEVRERAERKGRNPQTREEITIPASKAPIFKAGKALKDLVNS